In Rhipicephalus microplus isolate Deutch F79 chromosome 7, USDA_Rmic, whole genome shotgun sequence, one genomic interval encodes:
- the LOC142767799 gene encoding uncharacterized protein LOC142767799 gives MFSASKDLSAMGRGAAQASASGNDYRVVLPRLPTGKLVVDSVFLHADLAGRPYRAQDFRDALRDIIDLKEISSIGQFQMSHVWMVTCKSTLTKTKLVTRGEFFVKSRRCLVIDPEPTEVKLKLMWLPERLEDAYVCEVLQAFGKVKTISQESWKVADMEQMRTLNRDVVLSLADEVRMADIPHILVVCGVQSLVLIPGRPPLCLRCSKVGHIRRNCRTPRCDNCRRFGHSAEDCVMTYANKLRQHTKQPDDNLQEHIMDATEVLDAMGDTPSITV, from the exons atgttttccgcttcgaaggatttatcggccatgggccgaggtgctgctcaggcttcagccaGCGGCAATGACTACCGTGTTGTACTTCCTCGCCTTCCCACCGGTAAGCTTGTTGTGGACTCTGTTTTTCTGCATGCGGACTTAGCTGGTCGCCCCTACCGGGCTCAAGATTTTAGAGATGCTCTTCGGGACATCATTGACTTGAAGGAAATAAGCTCCATAGGTCAATTTCAaatgtctcatgtttggatggtcacatgcaagtcaacgctgacgaaaacaaagttggtcacaagaggcgaatttttcgtcaaaagtcgtcgatgcctcgttatagacccggagcccacggaagtaaagttgaagcttatgtggcttcctgagcgcttggaggacgcctatgtgtgcgaggtactgcaagcttttgggaaggtcaagacaatatcacaagaaagctggaaagtagcggacatggAACAAATGCGGACGCTAAATAGAGATGTTGTTTTGTCCCTTGCCGATGAAGTTCGCATGGCGGATATTCCTCATATTCTTGTTGTCTGCGGAGTGCAAAGCCTCGTCCTGATACCTGGCCGCCCACCACtttgccttcggtgcagtaaggttggacacatccgtcgaaactgcaggacccctcgctgtgacaactgtcgacgcttcggtcattcggccgaagattgtgttatgacatacgccaacaagctgcgacagcacacaaaacagccagatgataacctacaagagcatattatggatgccacCGAGGTTTTGGACGCAATGGGAGATACTCCATCAAT TACGGTGTAA